The following nucleotide sequence is from Primulina tabacum isolate GXHZ01 chromosome 2, ASM2559414v2, whole genome shotgun sequence.
TTGGTCATCTCCACCTGATACTATAGCATCCAAGTAAAATAAATGAAGGCAAAAGATATATAGAGATGGATGTATGCAATGTCGCGATTTTACCATATCTACTAGAAGCTTGTACAAGATGCGCACTTCAACTTTCTGCAGCACACCCTGTATTTAATGAACTTTCTTTGAGGTTACaaacataaaaaatatgaacttgGTCTGATAATGGTTTAAGCAACTCATTGCTATACTAATAATCTATATATAAAATGTAACAGTCAGAACAAAAAATATGTTCCCTTAAACTTTTTGATTCTCGTTCCCGATCGATCCATAATCTCCGGCCATCGCTTCTATACCTTTTaacaaaaaaaaccaaaaatgtTTTCGGACGTGGAAGATCAGACAAAGCTACAACAAAGCATACCCATAATTCTAAGAAATTTTGCAACAAAGTTCTAATACCAGTTGTATAGATGCAAATTATCATGTGAAAACGTGTTTTTCGTCAAAAACCACTTTGTCGACGACCACcaaccaaaaataaattaaggTGATAGTGGCAGCTCATGTAACAGTTTGATCGTCCCCTGATGATGCAAAGTATCGAGGGTGTTGTGACTTTTTTTTCGTCTTCTGCATTTCAAGCACCTCACCAAACACAAAAAACAGATCATACAACTATAAATATTAACAAGAGAAGACGTGAAAACTTTCCGAGTTAAAGGCCCCGTAGTTTTTGTCTTCTTCGGCTTCCAGGGTTTGGAAAACATGTGCCCCTGAAAAAGTTCAAGCACATAAATCGACATAAAAATGTGGTTATCAGAAAATTTTTGTAGCAATCATATCCAGCTCAAATCATGGTTCATATCTACAGCCATCCTTCATGTAAAGTGGATTTGTTTGATCGTCCCCTGATGATGCAAAGTATCAAGGGTGTTGTGGCTTCTTTTTCTTACATCTTCCGCAATTCCAAGCACCTCACCAAACACAAAAAACAGTGAAATGATGTTTCCATCGGTATTACATCGAACTACAAAGTCTTCTGTCGACAATTTGTTGATCACAAGAGAATATCTGACATAATTAGTTGTTATGTTGGCCAACCAATAATATTATCGTCGCACAATTTGTGACCGACATTAACACAGCGGTCCACTTGTTCACAGCGTGCTCTCCATTCTTGAATAGACATGTTCTCAAAATCCCTCATTGTGTTTGTCTGAGGATATGCAAGATCGATCGTATTCTGTAAAAAAAACATCATCACCTGAGGTAATTTCATGCACCTCAGTACGAAAATTCGAAAACACGAAAAATAGCAACAAAACGTTTCTGTCACTGTAGACCAGACAAGTAACCAAAATCTTATGTCAGACAATTTATTGGTCACAAGACAGCATCAACATGATGCAACACCTTGCTAAATAAATCACCGAAAATATTATCAGTGACACAATTTGCAACAAACATTATGGTATCAGTCTTTTTCATCCAGCTAACGGCGTAGCTCTCCAATTCTTGAACAGACAAGTTCGAGGGTGTTGGTAGCTTTTACCTTACATCTTCCGCAATTTTCAAGCACCTcactaaaaacaaacaaaaaaaacacAAATAGTGAAATGATGTTTTCATCACTATCCTGTCAATGAGCCAGCAACGAAAGTCATCTGTCGAAAATTTGTTGGTAACAAGAGAGTATCAATCTGACGTAACTAATTGCTATGTTGGACAACTGATAATATCATCTGTCGCACAATTTGTGACCGACATTAACATAGTGGTCCTCTTGTTCACCACCACTTGCTCTCCATTCTTGAATAGACGTGTTCTCAAAATTCCTCATTTTGTTTGTCTGAGGATTGCAAAATCGATCATATTCTGGAAaaaaaacatcatcatctgAGGTAACTACTGTTGCCCAACAGATGTTCTTGTTATTGGTGAAAAATAGCATCTTTCTCATCTAACATGCATTAGAATCAAAATCCAACGCCAAGATTGTGGTTGGCCATGACAAGAGAATGAAATCAGCAACTGATCAACTAAGGCAACTGATCAACTAAGACGCAAAAAACCTGTCAAGTTAAAACTTGTCCCCTGTTGTTCAACTATTTTTCACCATGGAAAAAAAACTCATGCACATAGCAAACGAACAAAAGTGAGTACGGGTTTAATGGAAATAATATGGAATTTACAAATTGTTATGGCTACACAGATTTTATAGTTATCACACCCAGCTCAAATCATGTCCATATCTACAACAACTGTGGGTTCGATGGATTTGCTTTCCATGATCGTGCAAAGCCACGAGAGTTCTTGTAGCTTCTTATCTCATATCTTGGGATAATTTCATGCACCTCACTACGAAAAATAGAAAACACAAGACATAAAGTTTCCGTCACTATCCAGTCGACGGACTAGTAACGAAAATCTTCTGTCGGCAATTTATTAGTCGAAGAGACCATCAATATGATACAACCGGTTGCTAGATGAGCCAACAACAATTTATCTGTGGCACGATTTTCGACAAACATCAACCTAGTGGTCTTCTCCATCCAATTAACAGTGCTCTCCAATTcttgaacaaacaagtttttaTTTCAGCGAAATAGCCTTCTTCTTATCTGATTATGTGCCagaataaaaaagatttaaagAATCGAGTTGAGGCACCAACGAACTTATTGGGTGGGAGGAACACAAAAATTAGACAAAATGCACTTTCGAAAAGTTAATCAACAAAGCAAAGAATTGAAAATTTAATCAACAAAATTAAACAATTTTGTTGAAATATTAATCAACCAAGTAAAGAATTAAAAAACCAATCAACGCTAAAGTAATGAAAGAATCAGAAAAAGGAAAACGCCAAAAAAGAATACAAGAATCTGAAAATGAATAGAAGCGACAGTACAAGAATCAAAACATGGAAAACGCCGAAGAAACAccgaaaaataaagaaaacaaaaaaatctactaaaagagatatcacctgatCAATGAATCAAAAGGGGATTATCTATtaataacataaaaatataaaaatgatagAAATACAAAAACCTACTAAAAGGGACATTATCGGATCGATTAAAATGTCCAGAACAAAAAGaaactaaattgaaaaaaacGACAATAAAAAATGTAACAGAGAAAAACACCgcaaaaatattaaagaaaaccAAGAATCTATCAAAAAAGATATCACCTAACCGTGAATCAAATAACAAAGGGTTTCTCTGTTATGACTTCGTTTTGTTGAAGCGATGAAAACATAGAATTCTTTCACATATATACGGTTTCTGTGAAAGTTGAAGAAGATAATCCCAGAGGGGcgaagaaaaatgattttaccGTTTGAAAGATTGGATTTTGAGTGATCgatttaaataattttgcaaaatatttttaaaccttgAATTCGATTTCTTCAATAAAATTAGGCGTCATACAAAAACAGGCTCTCGTTCTTTTGACCGTTAAAAATTCGGGTGAGAGTATGGGCTTTTCGGCACTTCCAAATTGTGGGCTTTCTAGCCCTATCCAATCCACCAGATTTTATCATTACCAATATTCCTTGGTTTATATATATTAGGCACGGACTCAAGACACCTGTTGTTtgtatacataatttttttaaaaaaattaaaatatttagatatatatatattttattgatcacaaaaaaatttgtgtgacaATCTCACGGATTATTTTAGACGGATTTTTTATTCGAGTAACtcataaaaattattactttttactgtcaaaaaatattacttattaatataaatatagacAATGTTGAACCGTGTCATTGATAAAAATATGTAAGACATTATTCATTGATAAAGAGAAGCAAATGGATTTGGAAGTTTTATAAATTTGtcagcataaaaaaaatattttattttattttttactctTGAATAAGTTTTCTTTCTAATTATTATctctttcataaaaaaaatttgtataaaattgaaatttttaaaaattaattttattttcaattttaaagTGCCACGAAATGACAAATTTGGAATGGGAAAATGACTTCACCAAAAAGTACTTTTTTAGAACGGCAAGAAATTTTTATACACTAATTCATGTGTTAGGTGTTTATACAAATTTTTTAACGAGAATTTTACATTTGATCTAttcaattttgatataaaattggCACACCGTTATAGAATAAATTTAATATGGTAATTATTAAAACTATCAAAGGTAAAAtgataattctaatatttttaatgatatAATTATACAATTATCAAAATTAACAAGGATGATACCGAGGAATGACCAAAAAGTATACCACATACCACTGCTATTAAGAGGGGCTGCTTGAGTCGtgacaaaaaaaattttataatacCTATTAGATTATCTTTAAgactaataaatatatttcatttaataGTCTATGATTTCTATACGATTTCAATTAATTATCGACATATTAACGATGTGTAAATTTGTAGTAATCACCCCCACGGGCGGAGCCACACTCGTATATACCCGGACTTTAGCTTGGGtggcccaatttttttaaaaaaatttatacataaattttgtataattttgaaataatatgatattagctcgggcagatcaatttaaaatattgtagAATTTAAAATTCTAGTCACGATAGAGCCATATTTCTAGCTCCGTCACTAATTACCTCGAAGCATCACAAATGGATTTTTAATCCATTTTCCTTAGCGATATGCACGATGTGTGAGTGAAAGTAACTGGTTATGACATACACGATGCATGTGACCGAAAAAATAGAGACAAATAaagaggtttttttttttttaaaaaaaaaaagaaagattaaAGTtagcaattttttaaaaaatatccaataaaaaatatttagaattaatGATCATATTGTTAAATTTCCATCAAAATTCGTAATATTCCAAGAAGGTGCTTGATGCCAAATAATGTAAACATGTACACCATTGGGTTCAGATGTTCCCTAACATTTATTTTACAATTGAAGTGAGTTGTCACTCATTGATTGAGTCGTTGCATTTATTcatttgtttatttgatttgaaCTCAGGATAGAACAGTTTTGAGAGGACACTTCAACTAACCCAATTTCGTGtgtcattttgatatttttgcgtATCCACCTGTTGCGGCAATATATAAATTCGGGTGGGGGCCCTTTCTTCCTCTGGCGAGCACACTTCAttacaaattttttataatttttggtaaaacTGCATGTCATTGATTCTTAGAATTAGAATTAGAATTAGAATTAGAATTTATTTTTCACGAATCTTATAATATTTGAGTAAGTTTTAAATTAATAGGTCTCTTTTGATATAGTCTTACATATGTTTAGTAACTGAtatttttgtaataaaaaataaaaataattttgtgagacagatattttatttgggtcatccatgaaaaaatattacttttgatgttaagatcattactttttattgtgaatatcggtagggttgaccgtctcacatataaagactcgtgagaccgtctcacaagaaacttactaaataaaatattcgtctcacaagatTGACTATTATCTCAATAAAGATTTTGTGCTTTTTAATAAGAAGGaatgaaaatttatattaaaattgtaGGAGCCCATTCGAATTTAAGGATATGGTCACAAAATCAAAACAATTGATGTCAATCTCTACTCTGATTCGCTACGCCAACGCAGTAATGTGCTTGCTCGTGCTGGGTATAGCTCTCTGGTTGTATATCCGCCATTCATTCTCGACTTGTGGACGTTTTACATAGGcccataaaattaaattaaattttatattattttttcacaaCTTGTTGTTATTCACATATTTGAGCCACCgccaattaaaatataaatcagaatGATATTTAAGCTAGATTTGGGTCATCCTTTAATATTAGGAAAAAAGTTATTTAAGGGACAAAAGACAAAGCTGGTGTAGATACTCTGATTTTTGTATTGTATATGATCTTGAGATTTGTTAGCCGAGTCCTCGTCTCGAATATGGTCATTTGTCGTCGGCAAGAAAAATTCAAGATGGTGACAACTGACATTACAACCTTGTTTCCTTCAATCTAATGACTTCATATCGCGACAAAGTGTTAGTgatttttcatatatatttcTACCAAATGGCTGTTAATTCTTTTGCGTAAATGCTATGGTCGTAGGATGGTAAATCAACTGAGCTGGTTCGTAAGTTTTTTCGAACTAgttcaaaaaatatttgatttgtagTAAATCTTATCGAACTTGAGCTGAACTCAAACATACTAGAAATTTTTCGAGCCGAACTTGAGCacaaattattttgttcgatTGTTTGCGTGTCACTCGTAaatcttaatatttattaatatatattatttatttttgaacaATAGTCTGAAGAGTTGGCGAACATGTTCGAATCATTCAAGTCGAGCTCGAACTCGAGCTTTAATACAATCGAATTTGAGGgaaaaaaacttaaattttcGAATCCGAATTCGACTCTTCAAGTTTTCGTCATTTTAGTTTGTTTACACCATGCTCCTATTTTAAAATGCATATGCCCAAAATTTTACCCTTAAAATCGAGTTTTAAATGAGAATTGAGTATTTTCATGAATATcctattttgtttaaaaattctATGCCGTATGGTGGTAAATAGATTTTATATCACGTTATAATTCACCATTTTCTGTTAAaatctccaaaaaaaaaaaaaggcttaaatttattatatataataatgatATACGATATCACACAAACTACAAACcctataaataaattataaaagaaataaCATTATTTTTCCTAAATCTATGATCAGtacataaaaataaaacttaATTCTGCTTGGATTCCAACTTTCTTGACGTATTACACACTGATGCTTTTTGCCCATTTCGCTGGCAGTAAGCAAGACATTTTCAGATCAATTGAACTCTTCAATTTCCCTTTTcagtatataaatttttttacggGTCAATGCCGAACGGAGATCGATCGACGTTCACCCAAAGTAACAGAGACATGAATTAACTTGGGACTATGGTGCCGATATAGCCGAACCCGGCGATGGTGAAGGTGATGACTTGAAGGAATAGGTATATGAAGTAGCAGTTCTTTCCATAGAGGAAGTCATAGCATCCGCAAATGAAAAGAAACACTGCGAACCCCAGCTCGTGCACTTGTATTCTGGATAAATGACGAAATATTTGAGTCGATAAATTGCAACATTTATGGTACGAAATAGACATGAGTAAGGAAATTAAAGCCTAAACAAACTTTCTTTTAGCGTAATTTTTTTACCTGTCTCCGAGAAACTTGAACAGTTGCTTCTTTGGGGAAACATTCTTCGTGTTGGATTTGTTCTTAAGAGCATCTCCAAGTTTTTCAGTCACCACCCATTCATTAACTCTCTTCGCCTCGAGCAAACCGATGAATGTTGCCTTTGTACGATGAAACGACATCACGTTCTCGAATAGAACCCAGTAGAACAACAGATGGAATGATCTGAAAGTTTAAAATCAGACACACGATGACATCATACCTTACAGACTTGACCAAAATATCGAAATATTGAAATCTTCGtgtgtgaatatatatatatacctcgGAGTCCCGACTGAATTAAGAGCGGTAATGATGCAAGGAATGTAAATGGCTCCCCATTTGGGGACGTCAACTTCCGGGATCAGTATGGAAAATGGCAGGACGACGCAATAGAAGAAGAAAGTGAACATGTGGGCTATAATCTTTCGGACAAAGAAGAAGCTGTATATTACATAAAACTTCTTGTACAGGGAAACTTTCTGCacacaaatattaaaaaattcagCTAGTTCTATTACAGTAACATGAACTTTAAACAGTATAGTAAAGACAATAttcttgtttttaaaaaaaaaaccttgtTTCGAACAATATCTTGGAACATTTTTCTGAATAAATTGGCAGGCCCGCAAGACCATCGGTGTTGCTGGAATCGGAaggctttaaaagtactaggaAGTTCACTCTTCACCTGCCCAAAAAGAACAATTCTTGATCAAATTCATTGGGCGCGGGCTGGTAATTGAGTATATAATATGTTTGCGCTCAACACATACCTGGAGGTCACCTAAGTATATAAATTTCCAACCCTTGAGACCAGCTCGAATTGCGAGATCCATGTCCTCTACCGTGGTTCTGTCGTTCCACCCTCCGGCCTCGTTGATCGCTGAGATTCTCCATATCCCACCAGTTCCTGGAGATCACGCTACTAAGTGAATTGTACTACATGCATGGCTAATGTTGTGAGACAGAGCAACGTTAAAAACTTCAACAAAATATGATGCCGGGCTCAGTTGATTCATCAAGTAACTCAGGTTTAATCACTTTCGCAAGACAATCGACTACGTGAGGGAATTGCTAGTACTGGAGCCCGTCTTAAGTGGTCGTGTTTACTTACTAGCTCGGGTCCATGATCCTGGAATGTGTACGGGAGATATCATGCAAAGTAACATCTAGTCATACGCGTACGATGACATCTGTCTGAACATCTCAACTGACTTCATATATGATTTTTCACAGATTCAAGAATAATTTATCACACGATGAGCGTCGATTGTCATAGAATTCATTAGTCATATTGATTGTATCAATAGCTATTGTTGATTTACCATTAAAGCCGAAGAAGGCATGAGTGGACGATCCAACTTCTTGTTCGACTTTGAAATGGTAGTCTAGTGACATCTCTTGCATTCTTGTCAGGAAGCATTCATTCGCATTCACtgcaaaataataatatatcatGTTTCCCGATAATTACAGTATatcaaaatcttttttttttgttggcaTCGCGGTTTATGTAGCTTTTGGACATTAGAAATCAATGTTTCTCCCAACTTGGAAACCTTGGGACAAATTTCGGAGTCTCCAACGTACGAGGATGATTAAAACGTAGCACTAGGAAAAAAACATCGGATTCTTAATGGTCGATATGTATTTCTAGACAAGTTGGAAGTTTATCAAAAGTTTTAGTACCAAAAGACAAGAATCATCTCCCTTGTCAAGATCAGAGGTCGCGTCACATGCTCAAATTATAAAAGAACAAAGGAAGTTCACAAGAATTTTGTTAAATAGAATTAGTGTAACACTGGTAAATATAAATCTAACAATATTTTATGTACGTCAGGAAATAAAAAGGGTGGCGAAAGGTGGTCCAATTCATATATTTCAGATGCCACGTGACTTAACAATTTAAAGTAGGGTCACGAAAGAACAACCTGTAAATTACcgctttaaaattaatttatatcgAAGTTGTCGGTACCAAACACTCTAAGAGCCAAAAATGGTTAGATTGCCAGCTACTTTAAAGTTTGAAcatattaaattcaaaaatataatattacaaCAAACTCCTACAAAATCGTCCAGTAAATCATTTTCATAACATGAATCTCATATCTGATCCGacctataaaaaatatattgtattatgtcaaaattattaccTTTTACTCGAGATATAGATTCATGAAATCTTCTCATGATCCTGGAGttatcaaattataaaattatcgATTTTATTgggattattttaattaatatatatccTTCTGAGACCACCGACAGTCTCGGATTTATGTGTTCAGGCATTCTTCACCCGTCATTCTAATCCTAGTGACAATTACATTACTTAGGAAATatttaatgtttaattaaatatttaatgccCAATCATATGTATGAccaattataataattaatatatgtgaAAGAATTGTAATTAATAACGAACTGTATAATTTAGTTATGATTATTAATTCCATTAATTATATATTGTTCAAGTACAGAATTCGTGCAGTTTTATTAACACATGCACGAATCGTTAAAAGCTTGAATATTCATTGAGTGAATCCAGAGATtctaaaattcattttttaaacaaaaatatatatgattatattatATGGGTCATATTATAATTTTCTTCGGGTCAATAATTATTCTTATCGAAAGATTAGCATTCCATAATTTTTGGTAAACAtcatatttcggttttcttTGTCAACTTAATTAAATTCACGACTTTGTCAACCTCATTATTTAtagttaatatttatttatttagagacTTACCGAACCTCCAACGAGCTTGCACCAGGGCGACGTCTGAGTTATGGATCAGAAACGGAACGGCTCGCCGGAGAAAGTCCGGTTCGGGTCGGAAATCGGCATCGAAGATGACGACGTAGTCGCATCCCTTGACATAATCGTGTTTCAAACCCTCCTTAAGCGCACCAGCTTTGTAGCCACCCCTTGTTTCTCGAATTTGGTAGACTACGTTAATGCCCTTACTTGCCCACCTTAAACACTCCTTTTCAACCATGTCCTACAACGTTAACAAACGTATTTAGTGACCAAATCAAACCCAACTAATTCATTTACTTCTTATTTTCTATTACTAATTATTTTTTGAGAACTATTttgtgacaaaaaaaaaaaagaagaagaagagttTATAACAACAAATTAACACCGAGGACCAGAAATGTCAGATATTCATAAGTCGATGGACCATTTTAGCACATTATAAATAAGAGGGGCCAAACCGGTTTTTGGCTCGCAGGTAAATGACCCAGGACCCCAACTTTCAGGATAAATAATttcgatattttaaaatttacgatgataatttttaaattgggaTCAATTATATATCATGGCCGGTCATAAAATCCCAGTTGTCCTTCCTTGGATTCTCATTGCGTTCTGTAATGAATGTACTGCATGGAAGTGAGTCATTAATGAAAAGAACTTGCACTATTTATGGCTGTTCTTGTGAGTAATAAATACGGATCATTATATGTAAAAAGGTAAAATTATATACTAATGATTGGAAAAAAAGTGAGAACTTGAAGCAAAAAACAACCTTGATTTGTGCTAATTGCACATCACAAGACTGACTTAAAATTTCCACAAAGTACATTCAcctttaaatcatttttttgtCCAAAAAAGAGACCCTTTTGAGATATTAAAACAGTGTGAATTCTTAATATAATTTCAAGAAACTAATGAAAATGGATTATTTAGTCTTTAGATACCTTGATGACAAGATCAGTGGAATCATCCAATACTTGTATCACCAGCCTATTGGTCGGCCATGAAAGATTACAAGCTGCACCAATGGAGATCTTGTAAACCTGCCAAAACCcacaaaataaaaacaaaaataaatccCTTTACTCGTTCATATAAAGAACAATGGAGCCAGTTTgtggaaaaaaagaaaaacaaaagaaCAGAGCAAAAACAATGAAAACACACCTCCTTTTCATTGAACATAGGGATCTGAACAAGAACCATTGGAAAAGCCCCATTTCCCATCTCCAAATCGTCTTTCATCGGCTCCCATTTGTACCTTTTTTCAGGCTTTTTCCAGAAAAGCTTCACCAGGATGATAACGACCCCCATGTAAAGCCTTTCTATGAACACCATGATCGACATTGCCAAGCAAACGTAGACGCAGATTCTCAGCAGTGGGACGATCAATGGTGCCCTGATTAGCTCCCACAGGAGACCAATCTGCCCCGCCACATCTGCCGTGTACCCGGGAAATGACTCGGGTATAAACGTCTGCGCAGAAACTTCGGCCATAGCTTGATCAAGAAACCGCTAGCGTAAACTGAAAACAGTCCTCTTTCCGTGAATGCTTTCTGAATCAACCGACAGATCCGCTGGCTTGTGATCCCCGTTTGAAACCCGATATTTAGAACTCGAGTTTACGCAAATTAGATCGAGCAAAAAAAGTGCTTGAAAACTTGCAAGATCCTTCCTTTTACACCTCTTTTTCTGCTGTTTCTACGATCAGTTTGGGGCAATCAATGCTTTTTATTTCGTCCCATTTGATGTAAACGGGGGAGAGATATTAAAGCACAGTGGCATTGTGAACAGACGGAAGAGAAGAGAGGAGAAGATGAGCAGCGGAGATTGTGAGCAATGGGGAAAATAAACGGAGGAGATTATATAATCATTTGGTCAATTTTTGACTTGACTGTTGCCGGTAACTTTTTCGAGGCAAATTTATGTTAGGTGTTAAAAATTTAGTTATAGATATATTCAATCAATATCGCATCTGCCATCACAATTTTAAGTTTTGGTAATTAAAAATTAtcgttaatatttaatatttaatgtataataataataataataataataacaataataataatattttttatatgagcTATATGTAGGTAATTCAATTTTAAATCTAATTTGGtttcatatataataatttgttataaaatataattatgtttGTGTGACTTCTCTATCTAAATTTGTGTTTGGAATTTTAATTTACTATATATTTAttgtgaaaataaaataaattacaatGGAAATCTGATACTctgataaagaaaatttaatataattttagaaaccaaattattaaaattttagaaaccaaatttttattatatttggttttatcatttaatatatatatatatatatatatatatatgcacacgCACGCACGCACAGAGAGAGATAATTATTGTGTGTTTTGTTGATTTTAAtcttaaatttgaaattttaaattaatgtgCTATGTAAtcaataagatgaagtatgtaTTTTAGAAAATCGAAAAAACAGCCCAAAAAATGAAATGTGGTTAATTTTATAAAGTATTATTGGAAAAGTAAATAAAACACACAAGATCAGATTCTttattctatatatatacatatatataatatatataatcttaataaatatcatattaaatatCGGTTAGTGAATGAGATATTCAacatatatttatgtatatttatatTGATATTGAGCATCAAGTAGATAATGCGCTTGTTATATTTGAGGTATGAAATATTACCGtgtccaatttaaaataatatgttttgTTTACATTATTATAtagtaatttaataatatatcagAGGATTAGTTGCAaaaatgattttgatttgatagtgTAACTTTTGGGGTTTCTTAATAGTAAAACATGCACGTAAGTGATTTGTGACAAATTAACAGTTGCATGAATCTGGATTCCTTCTTTATTTTTCTtgtcaaatttattttatatattattataaactAGAGATTAACATTAAatactatttgaaaatataatgtGATATAGGTATTTTTGGAGATATAATAAAATCTATAAATCACACGTGATTGAAATCATATATTACAAcgacaaaaagaaaatataaataatattatatgtgTATCAGAATCTATTGATTGAGCGTTGAAGTTATCTATCTTCCACGTCAACAGAGAATCAACCATCTTATTCTTGTCTTAGATATGAGTAGGAGATATATCTAAAATATGTTTATGGTATATattatgcattatattattaatgtCTCGAGGACTATAGCCATATATATTATAACATGAGTATTCTTCAACTCATAATAGCATACTTAATTGGATTGGGTATCTACGCGTAAGGTGGATcataccaatttatttaatattttgaaaactcataattaattaaataactttattTAGTGTTTTATTAGAAGCGATGTcataaacaattaattaaattacatgAACCAATAAAATAGTTCACAATCGTTTCATCGGATTTCAGCAACCTCGATTCCATGGGCACAACTGGATTTACTGCGGAATGCGATGTGAGGATAcaatttctttaatttatatttgtgGTAGTAGTACGTTTTGACATGCATGCATGTTATCTTGTTAATGGAAA
It contains:
- the LOC142524807 gene encoding glucomannan 4-beta-mannosyltransferase 2-like, with the protein product MAEVSAQTFIPESFPGYTADVAGQIGLLWELIRAPLIVPLLRICVYVCLAMSIMVFIERLYMGVVIILVKLFWKKPEKRYKWEPMKDDLEMGNGAFPMVLVQIPMFNEKEVYKISIGAACNLSWPTNRLVIQVLDDSTDLVIKDMVEKECLRWASKGINVVYQIRETRGGYKAGALKEGLKHDYVKGCDYVVIFDADFRPEPDFLRRAVPFLIHNSDVALVQARWRFVNANECFLTRMQEMSLDYHFKVEQEVGSSTHAFFGFNGTGGIWRISAINEAGGWNDRTTVEDMDLAIRAGLKGWKFIYLGDLQVKSELPSTFKAFRFQQHRWSCGPANLFRKMFQDIVRNKKVSLYKKFYVIYSFFFVRKIIAHMFTFFFYCVVLPFSILIPEVDVPKWGAIYIPCIITALNSVGTPRSFHLLFYWVLFENVMSFHRTKATFIGLLEAKRVNEWVVTEKLGDALKNKSNTKNVSPKKQLFKFLGDRIQVHELGFAVFLFICGCYDFLYGKNCYFIYLFLQVITFTIAGFGYIGTIVPS